From Penicillium psychrofluorescens genome assembly, chromosome: 1, one genomic window encodes:
- a CDS encoding uncharacterized protein (ID:PFLUO_001878-T1.cds;~source:funannotate), whose product MKFSSTAVLFATLASQIYAHTTGPWTIRPYGSDNLVLTLEDVEDLTFQALNADDSQGWLILDNPNGPGSWVQNQETSRYINCNFADFLCQESINPQAWEVNRFDEDGTVCFTEPSSRRTIHRTDEGRGRLRLLPVNGGYSDRYTLGQLDL is encoded by the exons ATGAAGTTCTCCTCCACTGCCGTCCTCTTCGCCACTCTGGCCAGCCAGATCTACGCCCACACCACCGGGCCCTGGACGATTCGGCCTTACGGAAGCGACAACTTGGTCCTGACCCtcgaggacgtggaggaCCTCACCTTCCAGGCCCTAAACGCAGACGACAGCCAGGGCTGGCTCATCCTGGACAACCCTAACGGCCCTGGCTCTTGGGTGCAGAACCAGGAGACTTCGCGGTACATCAACTGCAACTTCGCCGATTTCCTCTGCCAGGAGTCCATCAACCCCCAGGCCTGGGAGGTGAACCGCttcgatgaagatggcaccgTTTGTTTCACGGAGCCTTCTTCCCGCCGGACTATCCACCGCACCGATGAGGGCCGCGGCCGGCTGCGACTCCTTCCGGTCAATGGTGGATACAGCGATCGCTACACCCTTGGCCAGT TGGACCTTTAG
- a CDS encoding uncharacterized protein (ID:PFLUO_001879-T1.cds;~source:funannotate) yields the protein MSVQANGKTPPQAFSASPFQSRSDFQNACCAILDPLVSHFTPGSSRIKIGSSTTRFDEGGAQIEGYARPLWGLASLLAGGYEYPEAALWREGIINGTDPESPEFWGDIEDLDQRMVEMCPIGFTLAVAPHVFWDPLTDKQKTNVAKWLNSINAREMPNTNWLWFRVFANLGLRQNGAEYSLSRIEADMDHLDTFHVGGGWSNDGPKSHHQMDYYSGSFAIQFLQLIYAKLAGDFDSKRAEEYRSRARDFAKDFVHYFDPDGSSIPFGRSMTYRFAMVGFWGALGFADVDLPAPLTWGVVKGILLRHFRWWSTQEDIFSSDGTLNLGYSYANTYLTENYNSPGSPYWCCLAFIPLALPETHPFWSATEEPYPSAALPEIAVLKYPKHIIVRQGGHSFLLSSGQACHYPLKATQAKYGKFAYSAAFGYSVPTGSYMLEQHAPDSMLALSEDGGEIWQTRRLALDARFEEPDPNGPPVLVSSWKPWPDVEVETTLIPLTGKYENWHLRAHHVHTGRDLQTSEGAFAIYGCRSDNGRMLKPMTGEADEGIREDNLSALVVSSAGAVGIVELQSTIAREGKNVLADPNSNLIHGRTLLPSLQMNLAAGQVCWFVSAVCALPSRPDQKNWQSVWESKPAIPAWLEKKMAQN from the exons ATGTCTGTCCAGGCCAACGGCAAAACGCCTCCCCAGGCGTTCAGCGCATCACCATTTCAATCAAGATCTGATTTTCAAAATGCATGCTGCGCCATTCTCGACCCTCTCGTCTCTCATTTTACCCCGGGCAGCAGTCGCATCAAGATAGGGTCGTCCACCACTCGGTTTGACGAGGGCGGTGCGCAGATTGAGGGGTATGCGCGGCCACTTTGGGGTTTAGCATCCTTGCTAGCTGGTGGTTACGAATACCCCGAGGCTGCCCTCTGGAGAGAAGGTATTATTAATGGCACAGACCCAGAGAGTCCCGAGTTCTGGGGTGATATTGAAGATCTTGATCAGCGCATGGTCGAAATGTGTCCCATTGGGTTTACATTGGCCGTGGCACCTCATGTCTTCTGGGACCCATTGACGGATAAGCAGAAAACCAATGTGGCAAAGTGGTTAAATAGCATCAATGCGCGTGAAATGCCCAACACTAACTG GCTGTGGTTCCGTGTCTTCGCGAATCTTGGTCTCAGACAAAATGGAGCGGAATACTCTTTATCGCGCATTGAGGCTGACATGGATCATTTGGACACTTTCCATGTTGGTGGCGGTTGGAGCAACGATGGCCCAAAGAGCCATCACCAAATGGACTATTACTCTGGATCTTTTGCCATTCAGTTCCTGCAACTGATTTATGCCAAATTAGCAGGAGATTTTGACTCCAAGCGAGCTGAGGAATATCGCAGCCGGGCCAGAGACTTTGCTAAAGATTTTGTACACTACTTCGACCCTGATG GAAGTTCAATCCCATTCGGACGATCAATGACCTATCGCTTTGCAATGGTCGGCTTCTGGGGCGCTCTGGGGTTCGCAGACGTTGATCTTCCGGCGCCTTTGACGTGGGGCGTTGTTAAGGGTATCCTGCTCCGTCATTTTCGATGGTGGTCAACACAAGAGGACATCTTCAGCAGCGACGGCACCTTGAATCTAGGGTACTCGTATGCCAACACATATCTGACAGAGAACTATAATTCTCCGGGATCACCATATTGGTGCTGTCTCGCATTCATCCCATTGGCACTGCCAGAAACACATCCTTTCTGGTCCGCTACAGAGGAGCCCTACCCAAGCGCCGCACTGCCCGAGATTGCAGTTCTCAAGTACCCCAAGCACATTATCGTTCGTCAGGGTGGACACTCATTCCTATTGTCCTCCGGGCAAGCATGTCATTATCCGCTGAAAGCGACGCAGGCAAAGTATGGAAAGTTTGCTTACAGTGCAGCCTTCGGGTATTCTGTGCCCACAGGCTCTTACATGCTAGAGCAGCACGCACCAGATAGCATGCTTGCACTGTCTgaggatggcggcgagattTGGCAGACACGAAGACTAGCGCTCGACGCCCGATTTGAGGAACCAGACCCTAATGGGCCACCTGTTCTGGTATCGAGCTGGAAACCATGGCCAGATGTGGAAGTAGAGACAACCTTGATCCCATTGACAGGGAAATACGAGAACTGGCATCTACGTGCCCATCATGTGCACACCGGACGTGATCTGCAAACTTCGGAAGGCGCTTTCGCGATCTATGGGTGCCGCAGCGACAATGGACGCATGCTAAAACCGATGACTGGAGAAGCGGATGAGGGGATAAGGGAAGATAATCTCAGTGCCCTGGTTGTTTCCTCTGCAGGCGCTGTTGGTATTGTCGAACTGCAGTCAACAATTGCCCGAGAAGGGAAAAACGTGCTGGCAGATCCTAACTCGAACCTCATTCATGGGCGTACACTTTTACCGTCATTGCAAATGAATTTGGCTGCTGGCCAAGTCTGCTGGTTCGTGTCCGCTGTGTGTGCTTTGCCATCCCGACCTGACCAGAAGAACTGGCAATCAGTTTGGGAGAGCAAGCCCGCGATTCCGGCATGGctcgagaagaaaatggcTCAAAATTAG
- a CDS encoding uncharacterized protein (ID:PFLUO_001880-T1.cds;~source:funannotate): MASLIQKIVRNDAMREDPTEIYGWRVYMLACSACFGGMLFGMDSGIIGGVLTMHPFEATYGLLDLSDVGQANLSANIVSTLQAGCFFGALGAAPAADKWGRKNSLIGSAVLAIIGIVMQTAASGHLTCMYIGRLITGFGVGGASMINPLYVAENAPRAIRGGLTGLYQLFITAGIMIAFWINYGAVLHITGPAQYIVPLAMQGLPAVLLLVGMLLCNESPRWLAKQDRWEEALATLAKVRALPADHPYVEQEYQAIATQLEHERALVGGSGFWDLMKEMWFIPGNRKRAFISVFLMVCQQMTGTNAINYYAPQIFKNLGVEGTATNLFATGVYGIVKMVSCGVFLIFVADSLGRRRSLLWTSVAQGLAMLYIGLYVHIAPPVKGAPVIPAGYVALVCIFLFAAFFQFGWGPVCWIYVSEIPTARLRSLNVAFGAATQWLFNFVVARAVPNMLATVGSNGYGTYIIFACFCFSMGVFVWFFIPETKGMSLEKMDDLFGVTELLEQKLADPERASTHGDEDKATTGEHVEQATPEANRDE, encoded by the exons ATGGCATCCCTTATACAGAAAATCGTCCGCAACGATGCGATGCGAGAAGACCCTACGGAGATCTATGGATGGAGAGTTTATATGCTTGCCTGCTCG GCATGTTTTGGAGGGATGTTATTCGGTATGGACTCCGGTATCATCGGCGGTGTTCTCACCATGCACCCGTTTGAAGC TACATACGGCCTGCTGGATCTTAGTGATGTCGGACAAGCAAACCTATCCGCCAACATTGTCTCCACCCTCCAAGCGGGCTGTTTCTTCGGAGCTCTAGGCGCGGCCCCCGCAGCCGACAaatggggaagaaagaattcGTTGATCGGGTCTGCGGTTCTGGCCATAATAGGAATTGTCATGCAGACTGCTGCGAGCGGTCACCTCACTTGCATGTACATCGGACG TCTTATCACTGGCTTCGGAGTCGGTGGCGCCTCAATGATCAACCCCCTCTACGTCGCAGAAAACGCTCCGCGCGCTATCCGCGGTGGACTAACAGGTCTCTATCAGCTATTCATCACTGCCGGAATCATGATTGCATTCTGGATCAACTACGGTGCCGTACTCCACATCACCGGGCCAGCCCAATATATCGTTCCGTTGGCAATGCAGGGCTTGCCAGCTGTTCTGCTTTTAGTGGGTATGCTCCTGTGCAACGAGTCGCCGCGATGGTTGGCGAAACAGGATAGATGGGAAGAGGCACTCGCGACTCTGGCCAAAGTGCGCGCTCTGCCGGCCGATCACCCCTACGTCGAACAGGAGTATCAGGCTATAGCTACGCAACTGGAGCATGAGCGCGCTCTCGTTGGCGGCTCCGGGTTCTGGGATCTCATGAAGGAGATGTGGTTCATTCCCGGTAATCGGAAACGAGCTTTTATCTCCGTTTTCTTGATGGTTTGCCAGCAGATGACTGGGACAAACGCTATCAATTACTACGCACCGCAAATCTTCAAGAAT CTCGGCGTAGAAGGTACGGCAACAAACCTCTTCGCAACAGGCGTCTACGGCATCGTAAAGATGGTCAGCTGCGGCGTGTTCCTGATCTTCGTCGCCGATTCACTTGGCCGTCGCCGCTCGCTTCTATGGACCTCCGTCGCACAGGGCCTCGCAATGCTTTACATCGGGCTCTACGTCCACATCGCGCCGCCTGTCAAGGGCGCACCCGTCATTCCTGCGGGCTACGTTGCCCTAGTGTGTATTTTCCTGTTTGCGGCTTTCTTTCAGTTTGGCTGGGGTCCTGTCTGCTGGATCTATGTTTCTGAGATTCCGACTGCAAGGCTGCGGTCTTTGAATGTTGCATTTGGTGCGGCTACGCAGTGGTTGTTCAACTTTGTGGTTGCGCGGGCTGTGCCAAATATGCTGGCTACTGTTGGAAGTAATGGATACGG GACGTATATCATCTTCGCATGCTTCTGCTTTTCGATGGGTGTGTTCGTCTGGTTCTTCATTCCTGAGACGAAAG GCATGTCTCTTGAGAAAATGGACGATCTTTTCGGCGTTACAGAGCTGTTGGAGCAAAAGCTGGCCGACCCTGAGCGAGCCTCGACACATGGTGATGAAGACAAAGCTACGACGGGCGAGCATGTTGAGCAGGCGACTCCCGAAGCCAATAGGGATGAATGA
- a CDS encoding uncharacterized protein (ID:PFLUO_001881-T1.cds;~source:funannotate), translating into MASLFSKRLTCFYCGRRSTRPTSGPVRKFRCEHCEADNHLDENGEITDPPAAETNPGIYGPDASSPPFETTTFTESDLFCSKCTRNQHLFTSQLASYFPPADDPLYKAAEREYPQFRRNLEERYPQVCDKCEPRVRDRIRRTGYEAKADHLRRMMDRSRASKASRRARDRNWRSLLVITGALGYWGSVATQLAWDSMSVLASGQLSDGVDTPSLASCVSQTVGIRRIPSNCAFDLEPFAGLGLIAGSLSLWWNPKLRMKVEGRGGRFAGLGEYYKVQLIVLVVRCVFWAVLKDPSASGLKPTLIPALHLFMILFTFLSVVISCGLVKYDTRPLVDWSDKSWESTPIRSTETSPIAAPRSRQDNSTPTANGVRNNQRFPIETLASPRPAPERSPTIPPTPPPTDDMDWTPSAPQDIRPTVSVYQRNQPSVFDGPLPFYGTLPSAPKPPAWKLRNQTPKKPIAQVVEPNPFNRVSTQQANQQQQRSGRSEPVFRPPTFFPDQDTSTGLETLFDNAFTIQSSDDPPRGNWPQQNQQPRSAYPDSAQNLLTFQYLRLGLLGFSIFAWMSSQNRQLPIPGNYIEIGALGSASLIAGFALLEAVKRPLAHWNGMEILIYITELGAAVHLGAHLPGVSFAREYFDRYGKLLLVFMAVQEALGLVAFYRAASTRGQEVQLPAESGSSQQESPQQQPHRNAIAWSPADSSPPEPQSLSPPRSAAPSFSFSSTAGGSSFSSALPPAPQYRLSSSQTFHSFPTNYNKNPHSFTMSSLKESDPPSDYDVDSDSETIATTATTLTDATTRNIRYGRNPNLDFDSPFSPKRSELGPGIGGLSLEDRPSTRRMTRSQTQQGLSARRPRAAR; encoded by the exons ATggcttctctcttttctaAACGTCTGACCTGCTTCTACTGCGGGCGGCGCTCTACTCGACCGACTAGTGGTCCCGTTCGCAAGTTCCGCTGCGAACACTGCGAAGCCGACAACCATCTAGACGAG AATGGAGAAATCACAGATCCCCCAGCCGCGGAGACCAACCCAGGGATCTACGGACCCGACGCTTCAAGCCCACCCTTCGAGACAACCACCTTCACTGAATCCGATCTATTCTGCTCCAAATGCACACGAAACCAGCATCTCTTCACTAGCCAACTAGCTTCCTATTTCCCCCCCGCGGACGACCCTCTCTAcaaggccgccgagcgcgagTATCCGCAGTTCCGCAGAAACTTGGAGGAACGATACCCTCAAGTGTGCGACAAATGCGAGCCTCGGGTGAGAGATCGTATCCGCCGGACTGGATATGAGGCGAAAGCGGATCACCTCAGACGTATGATGGATCGGAGCAGAGCGAGCAAAGCCTCTCGACGAGCCAGGGACCGGAATTGGAGGAGTTTGCTGGTCATTACAGGCGCCCTCGGTTACTGGGGTAGCGTTGCTACCCAGCTCGCGTGGGACTCAATGAGCGTTTTGGCTAGCGGTCAATTGTCGGATGGTGTTGACACCCCTTCATTGGCTTCTTGCGTCAGTCAGACGGTAGGGATACGACGCATCCCTAGCAACTGCGCTTTCGATCTGGAGCCCTTCGCTGGCCTCGGTCTCATTGCGGGTAGTCTTTCTCTTTGGTGGAACCCGAAGCTGCGCATGAAGGTCGAGGGGAGAGGCGGCAGGTTCGCTGGTCTTGGGGAGTACTACAAGGTCCAACTGATAGTCTTGGTGGTGAGGTGTGTGTTTTGGGCGGTGCTCAAGGATCCGTCTGCCAGTGGCCTGAAACCCACTTTGATTCCAGCTTTACATTTGTTCATGATCTTGTTCACATTTCTG TCTGTGGTGATATCCTGCGGTCTGGTCAAGTACGACACTCGTCCGTTGGTGGATTGGTCGGATAAATCGTGGGAATCTACTCCGATTAGAAGCACAGAGACATCGCCCATAGCGGCCCCTCGCAGCAGACAAGACAATTCGACTCCTACCGCAAATGGTGTGCGAAATAACCAGCGTTTTCCAATTGAGACACTGgcatctcctcggcctgctcctgAGAGGTCCCCGACAattcctcccactcctccacCGACGGACGATATGGATTGGACTCCCTCAGCCCCGCAAGATATTCGACCAACCGTGAGCGTCTACCAACGGAACCAGCCATCTGTTTTCGACGGACCTCTCCCGTTTTACGGAACTCTTCCGTCGGCCCCAAAGCCTCCGGCGTGGAAACTTCGAAATCAAACTCCCAAAAAGCCCATCGCACAAGTTGTTGAACCCAATCCATTTAACCGAGTCTCTACCCAGCAAGCcaaccagcagcaacaaagGTCTGGTCGCTCTGAACCTGTATTTAGGCCTCCAACATTTTTCCCAGATCAGGACACCTCTACGGGATTGGAGACGTTGTTTGACAATGCATTCACAATTCAATCATCCGATGACCCACCTAGAGGCAACTGGCCGCAGCAGAATCAGCAACCCAGGTCCGCGTATCCTGACAGTGCTCAAAATTTACTTACCTTCCAATATCTTCGACTCGGTTTATTGGGGTTCTCTATTTTTGCGTGGATGTCGTCTCAGAACCGCCAGTTACCGATTCCTGGGAATTACATTGAGATCGGAGCTTTAGGCAGCGCAAGTCTTATCGCGGGGTTTGCGCTTCTGGAGGCTGTCAAAAGACCTCTAGCACACTGGAACGGCATGGAGATCTTGATATACATCACAGAACTCGGTGCGGCTGTGCACCTGGGGGCGCATTTGCCGGGCGTCTCTTTTGCCCGAGAATATTTCGATCGGTACGGCAAATTGCTTTTGGTCTTCATGGCTGTGCAGGAAGCCCTTGGTCTTGTGGCATTCTATCGGGCGGCATCAACTCGAGGACAGGAAGTCCAGCTTCCGGCAGAGTCCGGTTCGTCCCAACAGGAATCgccgcaacaacaaccacatcGCAACGCTATTGCCTGGTCTCCAGCTGACTCAAGCCCTCCCGAACCGCAATCATTGAGCCCGCCACGCTCTGCTGCTCCCTCGTTCTCATTTTCGTCAACGGCAGGAGgatccagcttctccagtgcATTGCCTCCTGCGCCACAATACCGACTTTCTTCGTCCCAGACCTTCCACTCATTTCCGACCAACTACAACAAGAACCCTCACAGTTTCACCATGAGCTCACTGAAAGAGAGCGATCCTCCTTCGGACTACGATGTGGATTCAGATAGTGAGACCATCGCTACGACCGCCACAACGCTCACCGATGCCACCACTCGCAACATCCGATATGGACGCAACCCCAACCTCGACTTTGACTCTCCCTTCTCACCGAAGCGGAGTGAACTGGGTCCCGGTATTGGTGGATTGAGTCTCGAAGATCGACCTTCTACTCGTCGCATGACCCGCAGCCAGACGCAGCAAGGTCTCTCGGCGCGGCGGCCCCGTGCGGCCAGATAA
- a CDS encoding uncharacterized protein (ID:PFLUO_001882-T1.cds;~source:funannotate), protein MAAFLMSFFSFCLQLALPVAAVGILAVVVLLLSLTVSHRSPVRKCRPKDAQIHLLVVLGSGGHTAEMFSMLRRWTLEPSRYAYRTYVVSSGDNFSAQKAKEFEVNHMAEGKTPNDAYTIVTVPRARRVHQSYLTAPFSTLHCFWACLTVLWGQYPEQQHLPTEFSSPYPDLILTNGPATAVCMIVAAKLLRFLHFFLPFLQADSGMPKLRTVFIESWARVSTLSMSGKLLLPLADTFLVQWPKLGGRRAWWGMKRTRYAGTLVD, encoded by the exons atggctgccttCCTCATGTCtttcttcagcttctgcCTGCAGCTTGCTCTGCctgtggctgctgttggCATCCTCGCGGTCGTG GTTTTGCTACTCTCCCTGACAGTCTCCCACCGATCGCCCGTCCGTAAATGCCGCCCCAAGGATGCCCAGATCCACCTGCTCGTCGTCCTGGGCAGCGGCGGCCACACGGCGGAGATGTTCTCCATGCTCCGGCGGTGGACCCTCGAACCCTCGCGATACGCATATCGGACCTATGTGGTCAGCTCCGGGGACAACTTCAGCGCgcaaaaggccaaggagTTTGAAGTGAACCACATGGCAGAGGGAAAGACTCCGAACGACGCATACACCATTGTCACGGTTCCCCGCGCACGACGGGTCCACCAGTCCTACCTAACAGCTCCGTTTTCCACACTGCACTGCTTCTGGGCCTGTCTGACGGTCCTTTGGGGCCAGTATccggagcagcagcatcttCCAACCGAATTCTCATCCCCGTACCCAGATCTCATTCTTACCAATGGGCCCGCCACGGCCGTCTGCATGATCGTCGCGGCGAAGCTCCTCCGCTTCCTACActttttccttccattcctcCAGGCCGATTCGGGAATGCCGAAGCTCCGAACCGTATTCATTGAGTCCTGGGCTCGCGTGAGCACCCTGAGCATGTCTGGGAaattgctgctgccgctTGCCGACACGTTCCTCGTCCAGTGGCCGAAACTGGGCGGGCGGCGCGCGTGGTGGGGAATGAAGAGGACTCGATACGCGGGTACGCTCGTGGATTGA
- a CDS encoding uncharacterized protein (ID:PFLUO_001883-T1.cds;~source:funannotate), with translation MPYSLRGRNVLITGGSRGLGALVAEKFASEGSNVAINYMSSKETADKVASDLATRHNVKTAVIQGDAGVKEDCFNAVKSTIEQLGGLDIVISNAGWTKMTNFPDLDAMDDDDWDKCWTVNVKSSFWLFKAALPTFNANAEGGAFIITSSTAGVVPSGSSLPYAVTKAAVIHLMKCLAQTQGSKARVNAVLPGLLMTEWGQRFPIEKQKAVLDKTTLKRFAEVEDVADMYTTIAKNASMTGHAVQIDSGMAIR, from the exons ATGCCCTACTCACTGCGAGGTCGCAATGTTCTGATCACCGGTGGCTCGCG AGGCCTGGGTGCACTCGTCGCCGAGAAGTTTGCCAGCGAGGGAAGCAACGTCGCCATCAATTACATGTCGAGCAAGGAGACGGCGGACAAAGTCGCCTCCGATCTTGCAACCAGACACAATGTGAAGACGGCTGTCATTCAGGGT GACGCCGGAGTTAAAGAGGACTGCTTCAACGCCGTCAAGTCGACCATCGAGCAACTCGGCGGTTTGGACATTGTTATCTCAAACGCT GGCTGGACGAAAATGACCAATTTCCCGGATCTCGACGCaatggatgatgacgacTGGGATAAG TGCTGGACCGTCAATGTCAAGAGCAGTTTCTGGCTGTTCAAGGCTGCTTTGCCCACCTTCAATGCCAATGCCGAGGGTGGTGCTTTTATTATTACCTCCTCCACTGCA GGCGTCGTCCCAAGTGGTAGCAGCTTGCCATACGCCGTGACCAAGGCTGCCGTCATCCACCTCATGAAATGCCTTGCTCAAACACAGGGCTCCAAGGCTCGGGTCAATGCGGTACTGCCGGGTCTCTTGATGACCGAATGG GGCCAGCGCTTTCCAATTGAAAAGCAGAAGGCCGTTCTCGACAAGACGACCCTGAAACGTTTT GCCGAGGTTGAAGACGTCGCCGATATGTACACCACGATTGCAAAGAACGCCTCCATGACCGGACACGCAGTGCAGATTG ATTCGGGCATGGCGATTAGATAG
- a CDS encoding uncharacterized protein (ID:PFLUO_001884-T1.cds;~source:funannotate) codes for MLLLQGPVLGLCSRRLNPRLYSTKSYDPLRILFCGSDDFSIASLKALHAYHLKQPDRIASIDVVCRPGKKVGRGLKKIREVPIKAAASDLSLPIHEIDTFTGWTPPASINLIVAVSFGLFVPSRVLNSAKYGGLNVHPSLLPNFRGPAPLHHTLLAGRTTTGVSLQTLHLKHFDHGTILSQTPDPGFDVPNPETCTVPELVDVVAPKGAQLLVNGLKEGLFVPPVVDAGWRAAQGSDTLIHAAKIKPEDRHIDWTNWSLLNINRRSRVIGPLWSKALVTSHAPDGTRPSFQQKRVILTDMEEVDPPKGCGSFSLVPGLPFVEGGHPVEPRKGKALYVFTSDSKVMRINRMKVEGEQDAEGLRAAIKARMFGDRTFISGGMEFVPFRNPLV; via the exons ATGCTGCTGCTACAAGGCCCCGTCCTTGGGCTGTGTAGCAGACGATTGAATCCCAGATTATATTCCACCAAATCATACGACCCCCTGCGTATTCTCTTCTGCGGCTCCGATGACTTCAGCATCGCTTCTTTGAAAGCGCTCCATGCCTACCATCTCAAGCAACCGGACCGGATCGCCTCGATTGACGTCGTCTGTCGACCGGGTAAAAAGGTGGGGAGagggttgaagaagatccgcGAAG TACCGATCAAGGCGGCTGCCTCGGACCTCTCCCTCCCAATCCACGAGATCGATACCTTCACTGGATGGACG CCTCCGGCGTCTATCAACCTGATTGTGGCCGTGTCCTTTGGACTCTTTGTGCCTTCGCGTGTACTGAACAGCGCCAAGTATGGAGGACTGAATGTACACCCGTCTCTACTCCCAAA CTTCCGCGGCCCCGCGCCCCTCCACCATaccctcctcgctggccgaACTACAACAGGCGTTTCCCTTCAGACATTACACTTAAAGCACTTTGACCACGGCACAATCCTCTCCCAAACGCCTGATCCTGGATTTGACGTTCCCAACCCTGAAACGTGCACCGTCCCCGAGCTAGTGGACGTGGTGGCCCCGAAAGGAGCACAGCTACTCGTGAACGGTCTCAAAGAGGGCCTATTCGTTCCACCCGTGGTGGATGCAGGGTGGCGTGCCGCCCAAGGAAGCGACACTCTAATACACGCAGCCAAAATCAAGCCGGAGGATCGGCATATCGACTGGACAAATTGGTCCTTGCTCAATATCAACCGACGCAGTCGGGTAATCGGACCTCTGTGGAGTAAAGCGCTCGTCACCAGTCACGCTCCAGATGGTACCCGGCCATCATTTCAACAGAAACGAGTCATTTTGACAGACATGGAGGAAGTAGATCCCCCCAAGGGCTGTGGCTCCTTCTCGCTGGTTCCTGGGTTACCGTTCGTGGAGGGTGGTCACCCTGTTGAGCCACGGAAAGGGAAGGCCCTTTACGTTTTTACATCAGATAGCAAAGTTATGCGAATTAATCGGATGAAAGTGGAAGGCGAACAGGATGCAGAGGGCCTCCGAGCTGCTATCAAGGCGCGCATGTTTGGAGATCGAACATTCATATCGGGGGGGATGGAGTTTGTTCCCTTTCGTAACCCGCTTGTTTAA